The genomic stretch tttctaaaaacctgtttttgctttgtcattatgggatattgtgtgtagattgatgagggaaaaaaactatttaatcaattttagtaacaaaatgtggaaaaattcaaggggtctgaatactttccgaatgcactgtattaacaTTAAGTTAATGGCACCCCTTTACAACTGGAGTAGGTTGTAGTTAGTATGGTTTTGATGCGCCCGCGGAACGGAGCAGAGCCGAGCGTGCCATTTGCAGTGAATAGGCCgacatcaatagcctaggcctagcacTGGAAAGTTTTTGTAGGACACTAGCCTACATTTACTGATAGATTAATCAATTAGCCTACATGGCTATCTAGCAACAATATCAAATTTAGAGTTAGCAATCTAGCTAAGTGTTTTGAGTtcccacttcctcaggtggtgaatacctaatatacactgagtgtacaaatattgagttgcacccccccccccccaccttttgccctctgaacagcctcaatttgtcggggcatggactctacaagttgtcgaaagcgttccacagggatgctggcccatgttgacaccaatgcttcccacatttgtgtcaagttggctggatgtcctttgggtggtggacaattcttgatacacaggaaactgttgagcgtgaaaaacccagcagcgttgcagttcttgacacaaaccggtgcatctggcaccataccccgttcaaaggcacttcaatattttgtcttgcccattcaccctctgaatggcacacatacacaattcatgtctcaattgtctcaaggcttaaaaatcattctttaacctttctcctccacttcatctacactaattgaagtggatttaaaaagtgacatcaataagggatcatagccttcacttggattcacctggtcagtctatctcatggaaagagcaggtgttcataatgttttgtacactcagtttaatTATAGAGCCCTGGTGCTAACGTCAAGTAACTGTCcattaaaacattattttttatcaTTGTATTTGTTGTTATCGAGCAAAATAGTTACATTTATCGTAATATGACTGTGTCCATATCTCCCAAAAATAATTGATCGTAATTTATAGCAGATTTATCGTTAACGCAAAAAAGTATCAATTTATTGCGATATGGATTTTCTTCATCATCAACTGTCACCATGGAGCATTGTCATCATCAACTTCGATATACAGCCAAGatggtgtgtgcgcgtgtgtagtGGGCAGAGTAAAGCAGAGCGTGGGGTCCTACCTCAGGTTTGGGGATGAAGGCCCGTCCAGGGATGGTGAAGCAGCTCTTTACagtacagaggtactgggccatgATGGACAGACGACTCCTCTGTCTGCTGGTTGTGCTGGCTGTCAACCTCTGGAGAGGGGAACCCAACACATTTGGTCTGTATAATATATAGCCCTGATAAGTAGATCAAGGCTTAATAATACAAACGGAAAAGCAGTTCCTGATTCAGGAAAAACGACTGAGAGAGAATAAACAGTACTGAACAGCACACATACGTCTGCCACCTCTTTCTGGAAGGTAAGGGTGAGTCTGGTCCGGCCGTAAACAAAGGGTCCAGTTCTGTTGGATATGTTCTCCAGCCACTTGATGATGAGAGGTGTGGACACACTGAAGGGAAGGTTCCCTATGATATGCAGGTCTGGTGGATCTGAGGAGGGACAGTTGAAGTAGATCACACTGTTGCGTGTTGCAAAACTTTGCACAAAATCAATGTAGTTTGTTCCAGACATAAAGTAATCTAGTAGGTACTTCCATCAATCAGGCAAGTGACAAATCTACCTCAATACTAAGTCAACTTTTTCCTCTCACTCACCATCCTCCCATGCCTTGGTTATGACTTCTGGGAATCCTCTGTCCATTCTGTATGAGAGTATGTCACCATGGACAACCCTGAGCTTCCCTGGAGCTGCTTCAGACAAGAGCTGTGGAAACGGACATAGCATCTTACAGGTACTTGAGAATTTAAACTACTTTACTGTTTCCAATTTGGGCAATTCTTTGAAAGACAACCCCTTCCTGCATGTTCTCCTATTAGGTACCTTTAGTCCAGGTATAAAGTGATTGTCCTTCTCCACCACCAGCAGGTCTACAGCCCCAGCGTTGAGGATGGAGCGGGTCAGCCCTCCAGGTCCAGGacccacctcacacacatgggTATCCCTCAGACTGCCTGCCTGGCGCACAATCTTATCTACACAGTTCAGAAAACACAGTGACCAGGGTGTACTACTTACTCACATTGGAATGGGTTGGATATAGTAAAACACAGTGACCAGGGTGTACTACTTACTCACATTGGAATGGGTTGGATATAGGAAAACACAGTGACCAGGGTGTACTACTTACTCACATTGGAATGGGTTGAATATAGTAAAGTGAACAATgtacatgtaactgccaaaatacaggaaacacttgagtaaattagggatacaaactatattgaaagcaggtgcttccacacaggtgtggttacTGAGTatattaagcaattaacatccatcatgcttagggtcatgtttAAAAATTCCCAGTTGCCCATtcttttggctaccatggctaaaagaagagatctcagtgactttgaaagaggggtctcaaaggagcatggtgggtttaaagtgtgtgtgtgtgtgtgtgtgtgtgtgtgtgtgtgtgtgtgtcagtcaccagatctcaacccaattgaacacttgtgggagattctggagcggcacctgagacagcgttttccaccaccatcaacaaaacaccaaattatggcaTTTTTCGTGTCACATCCCtgcaatagagttccagacacgtgtagaatctatgccaaagcGCATTTAGGGTCCTATAAAAGGAGAACGTGgacggaatcacggaatccagacattaaaacggaattcaacaatataaataaatgtattgaccttagtaggaaatcaacttaATGCATTGAACTTCAGAAAATTCATAAATTTTTCCAAGTTAATAATAAGACATGAATAAAATGCATCAGATTTGtattttcctgcaactttctgaaacgACAGAGGAATGCCCGTCTGTGTGCAGTGCGCGCATAtctctacactttgtgtagccattagcaatgatgctaatgataaccttcttctggtagagatggaaaggctttcccaaaaaaacATCTAAATGAAATGTGAACTACTATAATCCACTGGCCATTTGTTTTTCAAACTCTGCAATCACGAGCGCTACAGAAACATCGCTAACCAAACAACCCGCTCTTGCTGGTGCGCACTTGCATTAAAGGGTAACTAGGCCTACACCCAAAAATCAACATTTCTTAGacttttcccagacctcaaaagtggtctcctgatgtggtttaatcATTGCTGTGGACTTAAAACATaacattttgttatttttctattttttaaaaGTCTGATTTTGAAAACGATAACCTGAAAGAACTTGGAAAactgaaacctggaaaaacaacaTAAAAGAGAAaacggattaaaataaattaaacagAATCAGGGCAAAAAATACAATCGATTTAATTTTAATTAGGCCCTAAGCTGTTCTGGTGGCCCAACTCCCTATTAAATCACTTTATgttggcgtttcctttattttggcagttacctgtatcaaTGCACTATCTAGTTGATGTTACATGCATCTTTTATTATGACATTTTGACATTCAAGAATAGTGTCTTCCATATGTATATGACTTGCATGCTAAATAAAGGTTGGCAGTGGCATTGTATTTTAGCATACGCCTGGCTCCTATCTCTCCTTGGCAAAGCTGGCTATGCTTCTTTAATGCTTTTATCTAAAAACAGAAACCTTGTTCAAGGGCATCAGATCAGATCTGCAGCACTGCATCACTGATATAATCACATCAGTAGTGTCTGCTGCTTGTGGACAAGCCTATGTGGGCACTTCAGTCCAGTACACTGAATGTGTTGTGAACAGGGGGAAGAAAAAACCCCATTGTGTCCTCATTGTGTAGAAGACAAAGTGTACCAGGTGTTGGTGCATTGCAGCTAAAGGAAGAGGAGGCTGACTCACCTGTGAGCCTCATGTCCAGTAGAAAGTTCTGGGACAGCTGTTTCTCTGCTCGCAGGTTGTACAGTTTGATTACCTCCCCAATGGTGGGCAGGGGAGGCAGGCGAAATGCCGCTATCTTTGTGGGAGCCGCCATCCCTCAAACCGTTCTGCTGTGCAAATATAAAGGGGGGTACTGTAGTAGGAATATGATGATTAATGCACCTCTTCAATAGGGGAGTAATTACACTGAGAGGGTAAATGTCAGAGTAATTAGTGATAGTTTAGAGATCTGGGGATTATCTGCTAATCTCCCATAATGAAGATAAACATGCTAATGCATCCAGGTTCCATTTTAGAGCTCAAAgatcatagaattaggaattcgaATAAGATACTATATTAAAAGCACAACTGCTATTGTCAAAGAATGCTCAATGGTAGCGAGAGAAAATACAGGGTGTAACATCTGAGGATTAAAAACATGACCTTGATCGCCGCCCAGTGGATAAATTACCAACCTACATGGTGTTATGAAATTCATATTGGGCAGTTATGGATGTGTCCTGCCAAAGACAGTGGAATGACTCTGGTGGTTCTGCCCCATAATGTCAAACCTATTACAACAGTCATATGCTAAAACATTCAAAGTCAACCCAGTGTCATCAATTTAGCTTTCATTTTGAATAAGTGAATCAGAGCATAGGACCTAACGTTACAACAGACATTCTTCCAACTAGCTGAGGAACGCTCAGCTCCATTCTCTTATATCGAGGCAGAGCTGAGTATTGATACCTGGTCGAGCgatttgctagcaacaacattgagtcaCCATCAGTCGATACTGGTAAAAATGTCAATTCTGAAAATGCTTGTTTGTTCTGTATAACTGTGGTCCTTACGCGGGGTGCTGAAATTCATACTTTTGATACAACCACTGACTTTTTATTTTAAAAAGTATGAATTTCAGCACCCCGCGGAAGAACCGCAGTTGTACAGGACAAACCTAAGTAGGCTACAGGTAAGGGACTGTACTATATTTATAATGAGAGATACCTGGAGGAAATCTGACCTCTCTGAAAtaaaaatggatggccctccctttaGTAAAATATAATTCTACCTGACCCTCCCTGAATGCTTGAAAAACCAAAACAACTGACCCCCCCATACcccaaataataattaaaacatcaaatggatagcagagaacatgcctaccctttaccctttacccagACCAGAGCCTTCGATATGCAGttttgtaagcattacatggcaaagtAGCCAGAAGATTGTGGATTCGCAGACCACTGCAGACAAGGGTGAAAATATCCCTATTATAATAAAAATACTGCATTAATCTATCATCTTATTTGCAGTCCGAAAAATTAGcattttataaacgcatttcatgaaaTTCTGTCATTTTATATGACTGTACACAAGCAGAATCCTTTTAGGTTCCACAACAGAGCCTGAAAACAAATGAGCGCAGGCTGCAGCACCAGatacgttttgatttctatacaggctattGTTAAAAAAGAGGATAGTCTTAAGTTTGGAACAGTTCTTAAGTTGGCTATCAACTGTAGAAATTGAGTGCAACagaagtatctgatcatcaatgaattCAAGAAAAagccatttgttttt from Coregonus clupeaformis isolate EN_2021a chromosome 29, ASM2061545v1, whole genome shotgun sequence encodes the following:
- the LOC121545026 gene encoding dimethyladenosine transferase 1, mitochondrial, with the protein product MAAPTKIAAFRLPPLPTIGEVIKLYNLRAEKQLSQNFLLDMRLTDKIVRQAGSLRDTHVCEVGPGPGGLTRSILNAGAVDLLVVEKDNHFIPGLKLLSEAAPGKLRVVHGDILSYRMDRGFPEVITKAWEDDPPDLHIIGNLPFSVSTPLIIKWLENISNRTGPFVYGRTRLTLTFQKEVADRLTASTTSRQRSRLSIMAQYLCTVKSCFTIPGRAFIPKPEVDVGVVHFTPLTQPQIQQPFKLVEKVVRNVFQFRRKHCRKGLEMLFPEAQRLELAEVMMREADVDPTLRPTELSILDIRALADAYSHLCSENQGLLTYDFREELRLKHLNRRPGSSTNGTQQPV